Proteins from a genomic interval of Anaerobaca lacustris:
- a CDS encoding Gfo/Idh/MocA family protein, with the protein MKDKALSRRDFMGAAAAIGAFTVVPRHVLGGPNNTPPSEKLNIAGIGVGGQGGHDLRNMESENIVALCDVDWRHAAGTFRRYPDARKYYDFREMLDKEGKNIDAVVVGTPDHMHAPISLAAIKRGKHVYCEKPLTHTVLEARMLADAARQAGVATQMGNQGQASEQTRLLCETIWDGAIGQVREVHVWTDRPLNGTNKWYWPQGVDRPQGNDSVPETLNWDLLIGPAPMRPYVQRVYHPFVWRGWWDFGTGALGDIGCHSIDPVFRALKLGYPTSVEACCTLVNDETYPVASRVTYEFPARGDLAPVTLHWYDGGMKPPRPRELEDGRRWDTNGALYIGDKGKLYGGRLLPESRQKDYGKPPQKLERSPGHYVEWIQACKGGKPAGSNFPDHAGLLAQVVLMGNIALRPELKQDKYLGTKLLWDAEKFAFSNVPEANKYLSKTYREGWTL; encoded by the coding sequence GTGAAAGACAAGGCATTATCTCGGCGTGATTTCATGGGTGCCGCAGCGGCCATTGGGGCGTTCACGGTGGTTCCGCGTCACGTGCTGGGCGGGCCGAACAACACGCCGCCCAGTGAGAAGCTCAACATCGCAGGCATCGGTGTCGGCGGACAGGGGGGCCACGATCTGAGGAACATGGAGAGCGAGAACATCGTCGCGCTGTGCGACGTGGACTGGCGGCATGCGGCGGGAACGTTCCGACGCTATCCCGACGCCAGGAAATACTACGACTTCCGCGAAATGCTCGACAAGGAAGGCAAGAACATCGACGCGGTGGTCGTCGGCACGCCCGATCACATGCACGCGCCGATCTCGCTGGCCGCAATCAAACGGGGCAAGCACGTCTACTGCGAGAAGCCGCTGACCCATACCGTGCTGGAAGCGAGGATGCTGGCCGACGCCGCCCGCCAGGCGGGTGTCGCCACGCAGATGGGCAACCAGGGCCAGGCGTCGGAGCAGACCCGTCTGCTGTGCGAAACGATCTGGGACGGGGCCATCGGCCAGGTGCGCGAGGTGCACGTCTGGACGGATCGGCCGCTGAACGGGACCAACAAGTGGTACTGGCCGCAGGGTGTGGACCGGCCGCAGGGCAACGATTCCGTCCCCGAGACGCTCAATTGGGACCTCCTGATCGGTCCGGCCCCGATGCGTCCGTATGTGCAAAGGGTCTATCATCCGTTCGTCTGGCGAGGCTGGTGGGATTTCGGCACCGGAGCGCTCGGCGACATCGGCTGCCACAGCATCGATCCGGTGTTCCGCGCCCTGAAGCTCGGATATCCCACGAGTGTGGAGGCTTGCTGCACTCTCGTCAACGATGAGACGTACCCGGTTGCCTCCCGCGTGACGTACGAGTTCCCCGCCCGCGGCGACCTCGCCCCCGTCACCCTGCACTGGTACGACGGCGGAATGAAGCCGCCTCGGCCGAGAGAGCTGGAGGATGGCCGTCGCTGGGACACCAACGGCGCGCTCTACATCGGCGACAAAGGCAAGCTGTATGGCGGCCGCCTGTTGCCGGAGTCTCGGCAGAAGGACTATGGCAAGCCGCCGCAGAAGCTGGAGCGTTCGCCCGGCCATTACGTCGAGTGGATTCAGGCGTGCAAGGGCGGCAAGCCCGCCGGCTCGAACTTCCCCGACCATGCCGGCCTGCTGGCGCAGGTGGTGCTGATGGGCAACATCGCCCTTCGCCCGGAGTTGAAGCAGGACAAGTACCTGGGAACGAAGCTGCTCTGGGACGCCGAGAAGTTCGCGTTTTCCAACGTGCCCGAAGCGAACAAGTACCTGAGCAAGACATATCGCGAAGGCTGGACGCTGTGA